In Brevundimonas subvibrioides, a genomic segment contains:
- the sucD gene encoding succinate--CoA ligase subunit alpha yields MSILVDKTTKIIVQGLTGKTGGFHTEQALAYHGTQMVAGVHPSKGGTNWTGSHGESLPIYASVGEAKEATGADASVIYVPPSGAAAAIIEAIDAEIPFITCITEGIPVLDMVRVKRHLEGSKSRLLGPNCPGILTPDECKIGIMPGSIFKKGSVGVVSRSGTLTYEAVFQTTNEGLGQTTAVGIGGDPVKGTEFIDVLEMFLADPETTSIIMIGEIGGGAEEEAAQFLIDEAKKGRKKPMAGFIAGRTAPKGRTMGHAGAVVSGGKGDAESKIAAMEAAGITMSPSPARLGKTLVEVLKG; encoded by the coding sequence ATGTCCATCCTCGTCGACAAGACCACGAAAATCATCGTCCAGGGCCTGACCGGCAAGACGGGCGGGTTCCATACCGAACAGGCGCTGGCCTATCACGGAACGCAGATGGTCGCGGGCGTGCACCCGTCCAAGGGCGGCACGAACTGGACCGGATCTCATGGCGAGAGCCTGCCGATCTACGCCTCGGTCGGCGAGGCGAAGGAGGCCACGGGGGCCGATGCGTCCGTGATCTATGTCCCACCTTCGGGCGCGGCGGCCGCCATCATCGAGGCGATCGACGCCGAAATCCCCTTCATCACCTGCATCACCGAGGGCATTCCCGTGCTGGACATGGTCAGGGTCAAGCGGCACCTGGAAGGTTCGAAGTCCCGCCTGCTGGGCCCCAACTGCCCCGGCATCCTGACGCCGGACGAGTGCAAGATCGGCATCATGCCGGGCTCCATCTTCAAGAAGGGCTCGGTCGGCGTCGTGTCGCGCTCGGGCACCCTGACCTATGAAGCCGTGTTCCAGACCACCAATGAGGGTCTGGGCCAGACCACGGCGGTCGGCATCGGCGGCGATCCGGTCAAGGGCACCGAGTTCATCGATGTGCTGGAGATGTTCCTGGCCGACCCGGAGACGACCTCGATCATCATGATCGGCGAGATCGGCGGCGGCGCGGAAGAAGAAGCCGCCCAGTTCCTGATCGACGAGGCGAAGAAGGGCCGCAAGAAGCCGATGGCCGGCTTCATCGCCGGACGCACTGCGCCCAAGGGCCGCACCATGGGCCACGCCGGGGCCGTCGTCAGTGGCGGCAAGGGCGATGCCGAGAGCAAGATCGCGGCGATGGAAGCGGCCGGCATCACCATGTCACCCTCGCCCGCGCGGCTGGGCAAGACGCTGGTGGAAGTCCTGAAGGGCTGA
- a CDS encoding PIN domain-containing protein, whose translation MIASSEVFLDTNILLYAALGRDHAGHRWERAREIVLTEDYCTSGQVLAEFYNNATRKGTPPLSSEKAREWVRAIALKPCQPVTAEVVVAGIDHARRYQLSYWDGAIIAAAERLGAKILYSEDLNHGQTYGSVRVENPFLPA comes from the coding sequence TTGATCGCGAGTTCTGAGGTCTTTCTCGACACCAACATCCTGCTTTACGCCGCCCTCGGTCGCGATCATGCGGGTCACAGGTGGGAGCGTGCGCGAGAAATCGTTCTGACCGAGGACTATTGCACTTCCGGCCAGGTGCTGGCGGAGTTCTACAACAATGCCACGCGCAAGGGCACGCCGCCGCTATCGTCCGAAAAGGCGCGCGAATGGGTTCGTGCCATCGCATTAAAGCCCTGCCAGCCGGTCACGGCTGAAGTCGTCGTGGCGGGCATCGATCACGCCCGCCGCTATCAGCTGTCCTACTGGGACGGGGCCATCATCGCCGCTGCCGAACGACTGGGGGCGAAAATCCTCTATTCCGAAGACCTCAACCACGGTCAGACCTATGGGTCGGTCCGTGTCGAAAATCCCTTCCTCCCCGCCTGA
- a CDS encoding DUF6364 family protein, whose product MTRNLTLAIDDDLLDKVRVLAAMKRTSVNEMVRGFLTSMVQQEASKDEAREALLKLIDESEGRGGEGWRPPTREETYSGEPRFDREF is encoded by the coding sequence GTGACCCGCAATCTGACTCTCGCCATCGACGACGACCTGCTCGACAAGGTGCGGGTGCTGGCGGCCATGAAGCGGACCAGCGTCAACGAGATGGTGCGCGGCTTTCTGACCAGCATGGTGCAGCAGGAGGCGTCGAAGGACGAGGCGCGTGAGGCGCTGTTGAAGCTGATCGACGAATCCGAAGGTCGTGGAGGCGAAGGCTGGCGTCCCCCGACCCGGGAAGAGACCTACAGCGGGGAACCTCGGTTTGATCGCGAGTTCTGA
- the sucC gene encoding ADP-forming succinate--CoA ligase subunit beta, with amino-acid sequence MNIHEYQAKQVLKGFGAPVAEGVAITSADQAEAAARQLPGPLYVVKSQIHAGGRGKGRFKELGPDAKGGVRLAFSIEDVVRNAKEMLGNTLVTAQTGEAGKQVNRLYIEDGADIARELYCSLLVDRAHGRIAYVVSTEGGMDIEAVAHDTPEKIQTIVIDPETGVTEADVAAINAAYGLSGAAAEDGKSLFPILYRAFTEKDMDMLEVNPLIVMKDGHLRVLDAKVSFDGNALFRHDDMKELRDETEEDAKEIEASKWDLAYVSLDGNIGCMVNGAGLAMATMDIIKLYGKEPANFCDVGGGAGKDKVAAAFKIITADPNVQGILVNIFGGIMKCDVIAEGVVAAVKEVGLKVPLVVRLEGTNAELGKKILNESGLTIQAADDLDDAAQKIVAAVG; translated from the coding sequence ATGAACATCCACGAATATCAGGCCAAGCAGGTCCTGAAGGGCTTTGGTGCGCCGGTCGCCGAGGGCGTGGCCATCACCTCCGCCGACCAGGCCGAGGCCGCCGCCCGTCAGCTGCCCGGACCGCTGTATGTCGTGAAGTCCCAGATCCACGCCGGCGGGCGCGGCAAGGGCCGGTTCAAGGAACTGGGCCCCGACGCCAAGGGCGGCGTGCGCCTCGCCTTCTCGATCGAGGACGTGGTCAGGAACGCGAAAGAGATGCTCGGCAACACCCTGGTCACCGCCCAGACCGGTGAAGCGGGCAAGCAGGTCAACCGGCTGTATATCGAGGACGGTGCCGACATCGCGCGCGAGCTGTACTGCTCGCTGCTGGTCGACCGCGCCCACGGCCGCATCGCCTATGTCGTCTCCACCGAGGGCGGCATGGACATCGAGGCCGTCGCCCACGACACGCCCGAGAAGATCCAGACCATCGTCATCGACCCCGAAACCGGCGTGACCGAGGCCGACGTCGCCGCCATCAACGCCGCCTATGGCCTCTCCGGCGCGGCGGCCGAGGACGGCAAGAGCCTGTTCCCCATCCTGTACAGGGCCTTCACCGAGAAGGACATGGACATGCTGGAGGTGAACCCCCTGATCGTGATGAAGGACGGCCACCTGCGCGTGCTGGACGCCAAGGTCAGTTTCGACGGCAACGCCCTGTTCCGCCATGACGACATGAAGGAACTGCGCGACGAGACCGAGGAAGACGCCAAGGAGATCGAGGCCTCCAAATGGGACCTCGCCTATGTCTCGCTGGACGGCAACATCGGCTGCATGGTCAACGGCGCGGGCCTGGCCATGGCGACGATGGACATCATCAAGCTGTACGGCAAGGAGCCCGCCAACTTCTGCGACGTCGGCGGCGGTGCCGGCAAGGACAAGGTGGCGGCGGCCTTCAAGATCATCACCGCCGATCCGAACGTCCAGGGCATCCTGGTCAACATCTTCGGCGGCATCATGAAGTGCGACGTGATCGCCGAGGGCGTGGTCGCGGCGGTCAAGGAAGTGGGCCTGAAGGTGCCGCTGGTCGTGCGTCTGGAAGGCACCAATGCCGAGCTGGGCAAGAAGATCCTGAACGAGTCGGGCCTGACGATCCAGGCGGCGGACGACCTCGACGACGCAGCGCAGAAGATCGTCGCGGCGGTCGGCTGA
- a CDS encoding spinster family MFS transporter: protein MTDATAAVPAKAGYRYYVLAILVLVYMLNFLDRQIIGILAAPLKAEFGLSDSQFGLLGGIAFASVYSTLAIPLAALADRTSRVWIMTGALAVWSGFTALCGVAGSFGQLFLFRMGVGVGEAGGVAPAYSLVADYFPPHQRARALAGFAFGIPLGTAAGTLVGGLLAASYGWRTAFIVVGLLGLLIAPILRLTIKDPVRGGTDAARAAPTEAELAAPAVIASEGVGKTASLILLGLGAGCLALAALDRFGGVAIGNPLILAFGGLLAGVIGISFWIARATASVVLRKPSFWLLALGAASSSVCGYGVAGWLPLFFMRSFGLTLTQTSWYYAGIALIGGILGIWGGGMIADKLGKRGKGAYPLTPAIAFLISAPCFILAMNSPWLIGLFLPGGGSNAQQLILAFLIFLVPTGLNLAWLGPITASIQHIAPAPMRSTASAIFLLFNNLLGIAVGFFYFGWMSDLLAPRFGDESLRWAIYTGMGFYLLAAFLLIGASRTLKRDWVD, encoded by the coding sequence ATGACCGACGCAACCGCTGCCGTCCCGGCGAAGGCCGGCTACCGCTACTATGTGCTGGCCATCCTTGTCCTTGTTTACATGCTGAACTTCCTGGATCGGCAGATCATCGGCATCCTCGCTGCGCCGCTGAAAGCGGAGTTCGGCCTGTCGGACAGCCAATTCGGCCTTCTGGGCGGCATCGCCTTCGCGTCCGTGTATTCGACCCTGGCCATTCCGCTCGCCGCGCTCGCTGACAGGACCAGCCGGGTATGGATCATGACCGGTGCCCTGGCAGTCTGGTCCGGATTTACCGCCCTGTGTGGCGTGGCGGGGTCTTTCGGACAGCTGTTCCTGTTCCGGATGGGCGTCGGCGTGGGCGAGGCGGGCGGCGTGGCACCAGCCTATTCCCTGGTCGCAGATTATTTCCCACCCCATCAGCGGGCCCGGGCCCTGGCCGGATTTGCCTTCGGTATTCCCCTGGGCACGGCGGCGGGAACACTGGTCGGCGGACTTCTGGCCGCGAGCTACGGCTGGCGCACGGCGTTCATCGTCGTCGGCCTGCTGGGTCTGCTGATCGCACCGATCCTGCGCCTGACGATCAAGGACCCCGTTCGCGGAGGCACCGATGCGGCGCGTGCAGCGCCCACCGAGGCCGAGCTGGCCGCGCCTGCGGTCATCGCGTCGGAGGGTGTGGGCAAGACCGCTTCGCTGATCCTGCTCGGGCTCGGCGCGGGCTGCCTCGCACTGGCGGCCCTCGACCGGTTCGGCGGCGTCGCCATCGGCAACCCCCTCATTCTGGCCTTCGGAGGCCTCCTGGCCGGGGTCATCGGCATCTCGTTCTGGATCGCGCGCGCGACCGCGTCGGTGGTGCTGCGCAAGCCCAGTTTCTGGCTGCTGGCCCTGGGCGCGGCCTCGTCCTCCGTGTGCGGCTACGGCGTGGCCGGCTGGCTGCCGCTGTTCTTCATGCGCAGCTTCGGCCTCACCCTGACCCAGACCAGCTGGTACTATGCGGGGATCGCCCTGATCGGCGGCATCCTCGGCATCTGGGGCGGGGGAATGATCGCAGACAAGCTGGGCAAGCGTGGCAAGGGGGCCTATCCCCTGACGCCGGCGATCGCGTTCCTGATATCGGCACCCTGCTTCATCCTGGCGATGAACTCGCCCTGGCTGATCGGCCTGTTCCTGCCGGGCGGTGGGTCGAACGCCCAGCAGCTGATCCTGGCCTTCCTGATCTTCCTGGTTCCGACAGGGCTGAATCTGGCGTGGCTGGGACCCATTACGGCGTCGATCCAGCATATCGCCCCGGCTCCGATGCGGTCGACCGCCTCGGCCATCTTTCTCCTGTTCAACAATCTGCTCGGGATCGCCGTCGGCTTCTTCTATTTCGGCTGGATGAGCGATCTTCTGGCGCCCCGTTTCGGAGACGAGAGCCTGCGCTGGGCCATCTATACGGGCATGGGCTTCTATCTGCTGGCGGCCTTCCTGCTGATCGGCGCGTCGCGGACGCTGAAGCGCGACTGGGTGGATTGA
- a CDS encoding TonB-dependent receptor, producing the protein MNRLMKSVLLAGAAWSAASSMAMAQDAAPQDEQATLDDIVVTARRRDEQLKDVPVAVTALTSEQLERTGATDITALQQQTPNATVQIARGSNSTLISFIRGVGQQDPLWGFEPGVGLYVDDVYVARPQGAVLDIFDIDRIEVLRGPQGTLYGRNTIGGAIKYVTRRLGDEPTLMARGTVGSYNQRDALIQASSPLGETLAAGFAFAKYDRDGYGTNLFTGEDQYDKDVTAFRASAEWTPSDQLFVRLAYDRVVDDSNPRHGHREVNSTTGGFTPPASIYDTNAGIRGDQSVETEGTSLTAEYVVNDMLTLKSISAWRSGDTATVIDFDGTPQPFLDVPAIYADNQFTQELQALFQGDNWSGVAGLYYLDGESSGTFDTIAGNLGLVIAASGYVNTKSFSAFADFSYDISDRLHASIGGRYTRDDKDAGVQRFFYLGAARSPLTGGTPRAIFATRTNYVAEETFEKFTPRASLSYDFSEAVTGYASVGQGFKSGGWDMRGDAALVPQTVNGYDPETVTTYEIGLKGSAFDRRLSFSSAAFYSDFQDQQITTQQVATLPAVGVASVVDNAGASTIYGFEFEGRAILTDNITSNVSIGYLKNEFDEFITLVTGTPVDISNTREPQNSPEWSAFWGVTWSGQLAGGELSVTPSLSYRSDYHLFDAPDPILDQDAYTLVDVAAIWTAPSGHYQVGVYGKNLTDEQYKVGGYNFAGATFNNSITAFYGPPRTYSAQITVRY; encoded by the coding sequence ATGAACAGACTCATGAAGAGCGTGCTGCTGGCCGGGGCGGCTTGGAGCGCCGCGTCGTCGATGGCCATGGCGCAGGACGCCGCGCCGCAGGATGAACAGGCGACGCTGGACGACATCGTCGTCACCGCGCGACGTCGTGACGAACAGCTCAAGGACGTGCCGGTCGCGGTCACTGCACTGACGTCCGAGCAGCTGGAGCGCACGGGGGCGACCGACATCACGGCGCTGCAGCAGCAGACGCCCAATGCCACGGTGCAGATCGCACGCGGCTCGAACTCCACCCTGATCAGCTTCATCCGTGGCGTCGGCCAGCAGGATCCGCTCTGGGGCTTCGAGCCCGGCGTCGGCCTGTATGTCGACGACGTCTATGTCGCGCGGCCGCAGGGTGCCGTGCTCGACATCTTCGACATCGACCGGATCGAGGTCCTCCGCGGACCCCAGGGCACCCTCTATGGCCGGAACACCATCGGCGGGGCGATCAAATATGTGACACGGCGCCTTGGCGACGAGCCCACCCTGATGGCGCGCGGGACGGTCGGCAGCTACAACCAGCGCGACGCCCTGATCCAGGCCTCGAGCCCGCTGGGCGAGACCCTGGCGGCCGGTTTCGCCTTCGCCAAATACGATCGCGACGGCTACGGAACCAACCTGTTCACCGGCGAGGACCAGTACGACAAGGACGTCACCGCCTTCCGCGCCAGCGCGGAATGGACGCCCAGCGACCAGCTGTTCGTGCGCCTGGCCTATGACCGGGTGGTCGACGATTCCAACCCGCGTCACGGCCACCGCGAGGTCAACTCCACAACGGGAGGCTTCACGCCCCCGGCCAGCATCTACGACACCAACGCCGGCATCCGCGGCGACCAGTCGGTCGAGACCGAAGGCACCTCGCTGACGGCCGAATATGTCGTCAACGACATGCTGACCCTGAAGTCGATCAGCGCCTGGCGCAGCGGCGATACCGCCACCGTCATCGACTTCGATGGAACGCCCCAGCCGTTCCTGGACGTTCCGGCCATCTATGCCGACAACCAGTTCACCCAGGAACTGCAGGCCCTGTTCCAGGGCGACAACTGGTCCGGCGTCGCCGGGCTGTACTACCTGGACGGGGAGTCCTCGGGCACGTTCGACACGATCGCGGGCAACCTCGGCCTGGTGATCGCCGCCTCGGGTTATGTGAACACCAAGTCCTTCTCGGCCTTCGCGGATTTCAGCTACGACATCTCCGACCGTCTGCACGCCTCGATCGGCGGGCGCTACACGCGCGACGACAAGGATGCGGGCGTTCAGCGCTTCTTCTATCTGGGGGCCGCCCGCTCGCCCCTGACCGGAGGCACACCGCGCGCCATCTTCGCCACGCGAACCAACTATGTGGCGGAAGAAACGTTCGAGAAGTTCACGCCTCGCGCCAGCCTGTCCTACGACTTCTCCGAGGCCGTGACCGGCTATGCGTCGGTGGGCCAGGGCTTCAAGTCCGGTGGCTGGGACATGCGGGGCGACGCGGCCCTGGTTCCCCAGACCGTCAATGGCTACGATCCCGAAACCGTCACCACCTATGAAATCGGCCTGAAGGGCAGCGCCTTCGACCGTCGCCTGTCCTTCTCCTCGGCGGCCTTCTACTCCGACTTCCAGGACCAGCAGATCACGACCCAGCAGGTCGCGACCCTGCCCGCCGTCGGCGTCGCCTCGGTGGTCGACAACGCCGGTGCCTCGACCATCTATGGCTTCGAGTTCGAAGGTCGGGCCATTCTGACCGACAACATCACCTCGAACGTTTCGATCGGCTATCTGAAGAACGAGTTCGACGAGTTCATCACCCTCGTCACGGGCACGCCGGTCGACATCTCGAACACCCGCGAGCCCCAGAACTCGCCCGAATGGTCGGCCTTCTGGGGCGTGACCTGGTCGGGCCAGCTGGCGGGAGGCGAGCTCAGTGTCACGCCGTCGCTGTCCTACCGTTCGGACTACCATCTGTTCGATGCGCCCGATCCCATCCTGGACCAGGACGCCTATACGCTGGTGGATGTGGCGGCGATCTGGACCGCGCCCAGCGGCCACTATCAGGTCGGCGTATACGGCAAGAACCTGACGGACGAGCAGTACAAGGTCGGCGGCTACAACTTCGCCGGAGCCACCTTCAACAACTCGATCACGGCCTTCTACGGCCCGCCGCGGACCTATTCGGCACAGATCACGGTCCGGTACTAG